The window GTTCAGAAATATAAAGTATACTGCATTGACAATCGTGTCAGCAGCACTTAGTTTCTTTCTCCTTTCGGTAGCCATGAAAGAATTGCCTGTCGGTACAGGGTACGCAGTGTGGGCAGGTATAGGTGCAGCGGGAAGTGTGCTAATTGGCATGGCTTTCTTTCATGAGAAAAGAAGTGCGCTGAAGTTCCTTTTTTTATCTTTCATCATAGCCGGGGTTACAGGACTTAAGTTATTTGGTTAAAGAGCTTACATATATTAATCATGACGGGGAGCCGTTCATGGTAAACTGGAGTAACGAAAAATAATAGATAGTGAGGGGAAAGCATGAAGAAAAGATTAGGTTTAGTGTACGGTGGAAAATCAGCGGAACATGAGGTGTCATTGTCGACTGCACGTGCGGTGACGCAGGCAGTAGATCTTGAAAAATATGAAGTGGTTCCGGTTTATATAACATACGATGGCGAATGGAGAAAAGGTAAATCACTTCAGAGCCCTGTTGAAACACTAGAAGAACTGCGTCTCAAAGGCGACGGTGGCAATAAGCCTGATAGCATCCATGATTTCCTGAACGGCGGAACAGATGATTTAGACGTCGTTTTCCCGCTTCTTCATGGAACGAATGGGGAAGATGGAACGGTTCAGGGACTCTTTGAAGTACTGAATGTTCCATACGTAGGGAATGGTGTACTCGCATCTTCCGCCGGAATGGACAAAGTCGTCATGAAGCAACTTTTCGCACAAGCAGGACTGAAACAAGTGCCCTATGTCCACTTCATCCGAACTGGATGGGTCAGCGGACAACAACAGTTAGTTGACAAAATGGAGCAGGAGCTCGGCTGGCCAATGTTCGTTAAACCCGCAAATCTAGGCTCTAGTGTAGGTATCAGCAAAGCGACGGACCGGAAGAGTTTAATAGAAGCAGTGGAAATGGCTCTAAAATTTGACCGGAAAATTATCGTCGAGCAAGGTGTGACTGCACGTGAAATTGAAATGGGTGTCATGGGTAACGACGAGCCATTATGCTCAGTATCGGGTGAAATAAAGCCTGTTGCCGCGTTTTACGACTATGAAGCGAAATATAAAGACGGCAACACAACACTGGCCATACCGGCAGAGGTGACAGAGAACGTCGAAAAGACAATGGAAGACATTGCTGTCCGTGCATTTAAAGTGCTTGATTGTTCAGGCCTTGTTCGCGCAGACTTTTTTGTCACAACAGAAAACGAAGTACTTATCAATGAAGTAAATACGATGCCTGGCTTTACACCGACAAGTATGTTCCCGCTTCTCTGGCAGAAAACAGGCGTGACCTATCCTGAATTAATCGATCAATTAATCGAACTTGCAGTGGAACGGCATGTGGAAAAACAAAAAATACAATATACGATGGATTGAGAGTGGTTGAACATGAAAAAACCTTTAACTGAAATCGCTGGATGGTTACAAGCGGATGGGCAAAATATGGAAGGTGAGTTCGTGACAGGCGTGTCAATCGATTCACGGACTGCTGCGGCGGGAGACTTGTTCATTCCTTTTCGGGGTGAACAAGTGAACGGTCACAATTATGTGGAGCAAGCGATTAAAGGGGGCGCTGTCGCAGCTTTATGGATGAAAGACGAACCACATCCCCCTGCTGATTTGCCGCTGATTTTTGTCGAAGACCCGGAGAGGGCGCTTCAAGAAATGGCACGCACCTATCGGGATACACTCAGGTGTAAAGTCGTCGGCATTACGGGCTCAAATGGAAAAACGTCAACAAAGGACCTTATTGCAAGCGTGTTAGCTCCTTATTTCAAGGTGCAAAAAACGGAAGGCAATTATAATAACGAACTTGGTCTGCCGCTGACGATTTTGTCGCTTGAGGAAGATACCGAGTTCGCAATCTTAGAGATGGGTATGAGCGGGTTCGGAGAAATTTCATTTTTATCGAAACTAGCTAAACCGCATTTTGCTGTTATTACAAATATTGGCGAAGCGCATATGCAGGATCTAGGTTCCCGTGCAGGAATCGCTAAAGCGAAATTTGAAATTATAGACGGACTACAAGAAGGCGGTAAGTTATTCTATGATGGAGACGAACCGCTCCTGCGAGAACTTATCGGGCAACATCCAGCTGTAGAAGCTATCTCGTTCGGCCACCAAAAAGAAACGACACTGTCACTTGTGAAAATCGAATCTGGAGATGAGGGAAGTCATTTTGAAGTCACAGGTTTACTTGATGCGGAATTCACAATTCCTGTCTACGGCGCTCATCAAGTGAAAAATGCACTTGCAGCTATTCTTATTGCCAATGAAGCAACTGTCAGCATTGCTGATATTGGTTCTGCTCTGCATCATACATCGCTAACAGATATGCGCATGCAACCGGTTATTGTTGAAAATGGCGCGTTATTTATCAATGATGCCTATAATGCGGCGCCGACATCAATGCGTGCGGCACTTGCTTTCATAGAGGAAACTGGATTACGGAAAGAAAAGTGGATTGTTCTAGCTGATATGCTTGAGCTCGGAGATGACGAGCAAGTTTATCATGAAAATCTGGCTAACGAAATTACGGCGATGGATCTGGAAGGAATCATGCTCTATGGTCCGCGCATGAAGTGGTTGTATGAAAAACTGGAAAAGAGCAACAGCGAAACGCGGCTTTTATGGTCGGAAAAGGATTACACGCCAATTGTGGATACACTTCAAGAATCTACAGGCGAAAATTCAATCGTCCTATTAAAAGGCTCGCGCGGAATGGCGCTTGAGTATATTGTGAAAGACCTGATAGGTAAAGGAACAGGGGAATGAAAACAGGAGTGCTGTTCATTCACGGATTCACAGGCGGTCCCTTTGAAGTGCGACCGCTTGTCAATTTTTTGAAAAGAGAAACCGATTGGCAGATTTCCTTACCGACACTCCCAGGCCACGGCCTGCCGTTGGATCTTGGAAAAGTGTCTGCTGACTCTTGGTTGATGGAAGCAGAGCTCGCGCTCAAAAAGCTACAAAAGGAAGTCGACCGCGTAATCGTGGTCGGCTTTTCGATGGGTGGGCTTATTGCCATGTATCTTGCGTTGCGGTACAAGTTCGACAAACTTGTTCTTTTAAGTGCGGCGGCAAAGTATATAAGTCCTCGCATCCTATTGAAAGAAATGGGAACCATGTTAGCGAAACCGATTAAAGCAAAATATCCGCCGAATACATTTTACCATTTATACGAATATAAATTGACCCACACGCCGCTGCGTGCCACATTCGAATTTTTACGTATCGTAAGAATAATTGAACCCTATTATGGACTTATTACAACTCCCGTATGTATCGTTCAAGGCGAGAAAGATGGAATTGTCCCGTTTACTACCGCTAAACATCTAATGAAAACACTTGGTTCCGAAAAAAAGGAATTCATAAAATCACCTCTTGGGAAGCATCATATCTGTTACAGCGATGACTGTGACAATTGGTTCAATGAAGTGCTTCGGTTCATGCAAGAAGATGTCTAGTTCCAGCGACAGGCCTCTTCCGCTTTTCAATCCTGTCTAGCTCCAGTAGCCAGACGCTCGGGTCATAAGCTGGCCCAGCTATTCGGCAAAAAACGCCGCTTCGCCGGTCCATCTTATGCCAGGCCTACAGGATGTAGGTCATGCAGCCATTGCCGCAGGAAGCGGCGTACTTTGGCTGCGTTCCCTCGGCTGACTACTTCCGCTTTTCACAAGTAAACTGACTATTACCACTTAAGCGGATTGATTGCGTAGTGCTTTTATCCATGTTATACTACGATGAACATTGGATACATTTACGTAGCACTCTTCATACGTGAAGAGTACTTTTTTTTGAATTTAACGGTTTGCTCATATAAGTTGGACGACTTGTCCGTTGATCGAACCGCTCGGCAAAGACCGGGCTTTCCTTTTCAACCATAACCTCTACTTATACTATAGAGAATGCAAAATATCGGAAACGTTCCCTTTTAACAGGCTCGAATTTGCCGTGCCTTCATTTGCAAATGTAACCAATTGTCAAATGAAAAAACAAAGGAGATTGATAAGTTTGACTAATTTTTCAGAATTAAATATCAGTGAATCAACACAACGCGCGCTAGCTAAAATGGGGTTTGAAGAAGCAACGCCAATCCAAGAAGGTACTGTCCGTTTTGGTATGGAAGGTCGCGACGTTATCGGTCAAGCTCAAACTGGTACTGGTAAAACAGCTGCATTCGGTATTCCTATCATTGAAAAAATCGATACAAGAAACCCTGCAGTACAGGCACTTGTAATTGCGCCAACACGTGAATTGGCTATTCAAGTTTCTGAAGAAATCTACAAAATCGGTGCTGACAAACGTGCACGCATCCTTTCAGTTTACGGCGGTCAAGAAATCGGACGTCAGATCCGCGCATTGCGCAATAACCCGCAAATCATCGTTGGAACGCCAGGGCGTATTCTTGATCACATCAAACGTAAAACATTGAAACTTGATGGCGTACAAACACTTGTACTTGATGAAGCAGACGAAATGTTGAACATGGGCTTCATCGAAGATATCAACACGATTCTTGCTAGTGTGCCATCTGAGCGCCAAACACTCCTATTCTCGGCTACAATGCCTGGACCTATCCGTAAAATTGCGGAAACGTTCATGAAAAATCCGGAAATGGTTAAAATTAAGTCAAAAGAAATGACTGTCGAAAATATCGAACAGTTCTTTGTTAAATCACAAGAACGCGAAAAATTCGATATTCTTTCTCGTTTGTTGAACGTTCAACAACCAGAGCTTGCAATCATCTTTGGCCGGACGAAACGCCGTGTTGATGAACTATCTCATGCACTAAGTATCCGCGGGTACATCGCTGAAGGAATCCACGGCGATTTGACTCAAGCGAAGCGTATGTCGGTTCTTCGTCAGTTTAAAGAAGGTAAAGTTGACATCCTAGTTGCAACTGACGTTGCGGCACGCGGACTCGATATTTCAGGCGTAACGCATGTTTACAACTTCGATATTCCACAAGATCCTGAAAGCTATGTTCACCGTATTGGTCGTACAGGGCGAGCAGGTAAAAGTGGAGTGGCAATTACATTTGTAACACCACGTGAAATGGGTTACCTTCGTATTGTTGAAGAAACAACTAAAAAGCAAATGACTGCTTTGAATCCACCATCATCTGACGAAGCGATCCTTGGTCAGCAACGTGTGGCTGTTGAACAACTTACGGAAATCGTAAACAAAAACGAATTGAGTGATTACACGCATCTTGCAACTGAATTGCTTGAGAAGTATGAAGCAAAAGACCTTGTTGCAGCGGCAATCAGATCATTAACACGTGAACCGAATGATACACCTGTATCGATTTCGGAAGAGCGTCCATTACCAGCACGTGGAAATTCACGCGGCGGTGGCGGTGGTTATAAAGGCAACCGCAGTGGCGGTCGTCCGTCAGGCGGCGGTCGCGGTTATGGCGGCGGAGCTCGTCGTAGCGGCGGAAGCGGCGGTAACGCTCCAAGCGGCAGCCGTGACGGATCAAGAAGAGACAGCGGTCGTTCACGCAACACTAAATCAGATCGTTAATACGAAAAAGTATGTAGGAAAGCCGGGTAGCGCAATTAGCGCACACCCGGCTTTTTTGTACATTTTAAAGTCCACAACTTTGTGTAGAAACTAGCCTAGGTTCCTGTTGAACTAGACAATATAAAGTTAAAAGTAAACAACTTAATACAAACCATCATACAGAACCCTAAATACAATCTTGTGAAATGAAACATTTCACGTCCTGAATCGTATAGAATAAGTTAGAAGGGAGAGGTGTTTATATGAGAGAGCAACCGGTGAACCGGATTTCGGAAAAAGGGTTAAAAGTTTGGAGATTATACGGGATTATACAAACAGCATTCTTATTACTCGTAGCAATTGGGGCGGGTGTATTGACTTACATATTTAAAGGTCCGTGGTGGATATATGCAGTGGCTGCAACGGTCGTCATTCTATATGCGTACTTTTTTATTTATTTATTCCCTAAAGTAAGATGGAGACGTTGGCGCTATGAAGTACGAGAATCGGAAATTGAGCTGCAACATGGTATTTTCATCGTTAAGCGCACATTAATCCCGATGGTGCGTGTTCAGCACGTAGACACGGCGCAAGGGCCTATTTTGCGGAAGTACGACTTGGCTGAAATCACGGTTTCTACAGCAGCGACAAATCATACTATCCCTGCTCTTGTAATGGAAGAGGCAGATGAACTTCGTAGCAGAATATCAGCGCTTGCAAGGGTGGCGGAAGAAGATGTCTGAGACACGCTATAAGTTACACTGGATTACAGCAATTATAGAAGTGTTGAAAACGGCAAAAGAAGCAATCTTGCCGATCATTGTGCTTGTGTTCGCCAATGGTCTGAATGATTTGGGGTCTGGTAAATGGTATTTAGATTATTTAACCTTTATCATTTTCGGAGTTCTTATTATTGTATTTTTCATTACAGGAATTATTAAGTGGAAGCGTTTCGAATACTGGTTCGAAGACAATGAACTTCGTATTGAATATGGGTTATTTGTAAAAAAGAAACGTTATATTCCGTTTGACCGGATTCAAAGCCTGGATTATACGGAAGGGATTTTGCACCGGCCTTTCAAACTTGTCAAAGTAAAAGTGGAAACAGCAGGCAACTCCTCTTCCAAAAAGTCGGAAGCAGAACTGACTGCGATTACGAAAGAGGCAGCAAATAGGATTGAAAAGAAAATAGCACAGGCGAAAACTGGCAAAAAGGAAGTTTGGCAGGAAAATGGAGTGCTGGCGGAAGATATCCAGGCAGTGGAAGAACCGCAAACGAAATCCGTTTTTACGATGTCGTCAAAAGGATTGCTAATCCTGGCAACTACATCGGGCGGAATTGGGATCATTCTTTCGGGTGTTGGGATCTTCCTATCGCAGTTTGCCGAGATGATTCCGTTTGGTTGGATGTATGAAGAGATTTCGGGCTTCATCAAATTCGGTCTTCTTATCGTTGCGATTGCTGTCTTTTTAGGATTTGTTCTCGTTTGGGGGCTGTCTGTTGCGATGACATTCCTGGCGTACTATGGTTTTAGTGTTTCGCTTGAAAAAGAAGATATTGTCATTACGCGCGGTCTGCTTGAGAAAAAAAGAATGACAGTGCCGCTTAATAGGGTTCAAAGTGTGCGTATTATTGAAAATCCTTTTAGGCAGCTATTTGGCTATGCCGCTGTGGCAATTGATAGTGCGGGGGGAGGAGGAGTTGAAGGAGCGAAAATTAACTTGTTCCCTCTTGTTAAAAGAACGGATATCTACGGCCCGTTAAAAGAGATATTCCCGGATCTCATACTTGACGAACCAACGGAGAAACTCCCCGTGCGTGGAAAGCGCTTTTTCTATCGTGTCGATTTCCTATGGATGATTCCTGCAATCGGCGCATTGACGTACTTTTTCTTTCCATACGGATTGTTTTCGCTTCTTATCGTGCCGGTCATTGTCCTCTTTGGATTATGGCAGCACCGCTCAGCTGCTTATGGAATTTCTGGCAATCAGTTGACAATGCGGTTCAGGAACTTCAGCCTCCAGACGGCTTACTTGACGAAAAACAGAATTCAATCGATGGAAATGAAACAAAACTACTTCCACAAACGTAAAAATGTGGCGACAATAGCGACAAATATCAAATCGGGTATGAGTACTTTTCGCGCCCAAGTACATCATATGGAAGAAGCGGAAGCGGAGAAGATTCTTTCGTGGTATGAGAAAAACGCAATAAATACAGAAAGAGAGCAGGGGTAACCTGCTCTCTTATCTTCTTTTCTTACCTTTCCAACTGACAATCCGTTTCGGATGAAAATAGCTGAGTCCGATTAAAAATCCGACGACTAACCCTGCAATGTGGGCGGTTGTGTTAATTCCGGGCTGGATATAGGTCATAATAATGCTGATTACAATAATTGGTACAATAATCTGTCTTAGTTGCGGCAGGATATGCTTTGTATAATAGACAAGAGCTCCAAATGCTCCGAGAATCCCGAAAATTGCACCACTTGCACCGACACTTGCATACGCAGGACCCTGTAAGAAAAATGTTGCTATATTAGCGAAAATACCTGAGAGCATATAAATTGTCAGGAAGCGTGCTTTGCCTGCGATTTTCTCGAGTTCAGGCCCGAAAATGAAAAGAGAAAACATATTAAACAGCAGGTGCATAATACCGCCGTGAAGGAACATCGGTGTAAGGAGTCTCCACCATTCTCCTTCGGAAATGAGAAAGTTGATGCCAACGCCAGCGTTAAATACTTGGGTCCCAATAATCGGGATAAGAGTCACCACATAAATAAGGATATTCAAAGCAAGGAAGAACGTCACCACCGGATATAGGCGGATATATTGCGAGAAGCTTTCTGTACGGCTAAACATGTATTCACCTCAATCTATAACCTCATTATACATATCTTATGGTCTAGTTGGAAAGGAGGAGTTTTTTTGATTGCAGGAATTGGGCTTGATATCGTCGAATTGGATAGAATCGCTAAGTTGGATGGCAGGAGTCCGAGATTCCGGATGCGCATTTTAACAGAGAAGGAGTTGGAGATTTACGAATCGCATACAAGTAACCGCCGAATAGAATTCCTCGCGGGGCGATTTGCAGGGAAAGAAGCATTCGCCAAGGCGTTAGGAACAGGGATTGGAACTCGGTGTAACTTCGCGGACATCGGCATATTACCTGAGCCGAGCGGGAAGCCGACTGTATTTTTTAAAGGCGAATCAATTAATGGTTTCATTTCGATTACCCATACGCAAACCGTCGCAGCAGCTCAAGTAATCCTTCTTGCATAATTGTTCGTCCTTCCTCATAAGATGACCTACCCGATTGAAATGAGAAAGGATGAACTGTATGCGTAGCCGGATATTTGCTCTTTTGTTAGTTGCAGTCATGGTAATCCTCGCGGCATGTGGGGCGCCGTCGAAAGAGGACGTCATGAAAAAGCTCAGTGGAAAGTGGAGTGATGGGAAAGGGTATGACTTGCAAGCGACCATGGAAATTAAGACGGGAGCAGAGCCACGTTTATATGAGGTTGAGGTCTGGCATACGAAGCCAACTTTTTATCGCGTTAACGTAACGCAGTCAGGAAGTAAGGACTCCCAAATGATCGTACGCAATAAAGAAGGTGTGTTTGTCGTCACGCCATCACTTGGTAAGACATATAAGTTCCAAAGTGAATGGCCCGCACAAAATAGTCAGGCATACTTAATTGGTGCTTTGTCAGATGATATTAAAGCTGATGAAAATGCTACGATGACCGAAGAGGATAATACCTATGTCTTTGAAACTGCAACAAGGAATAATCATAAGAAAGTTCTGCCAACCCAGCAAATTCATATTGACAAAAAGACACTCTTGCCAACGTATGTTTCAGTTCTGGATGAAAATAAAGAAGAGAAAATTCGTATCACATTTAATAAGATTACACTTGGCATCGAACGAAAGGCCGCAGATTACAAAGTAGATATGGAAGAAACCAATACGAGTAAAGAAACTGAGCCTGCGGATGATGAAAAAACAGGACTCTCCACGTACTATCCATCAGTAGTTTGGGCAGAGGGCACTCTCCTAGATGAGGAAGTGGTGAAAACGGATACTGGTACACGTTCATTTATGACGTTTGGAGGGGAAAAGGAGTTCGTCATTATACAGGAACCAGCAGTTAGACCTGATAACGAAATGCCGGTATCCGTTGAAGGAGATCCTGTCGATCTTGGATTCGCCATCGCTGCACTTACAGAAAAATCACTACGTTGGGAAAGTGAAGGTGTTTCCTTCTTCATCGCCTCTGAATCATTGACGCAAGATGAGATGATTGAAGTAGCTGGATCGATGAAAGCGGAAGGTATGAAATAACTATAGTTGACGAAAAAAGGGCGGGGGATGGATAATAGGGGGTATTACTATGCAAATGAGGGAGAGTCATGGAAAACCCTGTTCATTACCGCCCGACGCAAGTGATCGTCGAACTGGAAGCGATTCGGACTAATGTTCGGAATCTAAAAGCGTATTTGGGAAGCGAAACTTCAATTATTGCAGTCGTGAAAGCGGATGGCTACGGTCACGGTGATGTGGAAGTTGCTCACTCCGCTTTCGAGGCTGGTGCAGAAATGGTCTCAGTAGCAACACCTGACGAGGCGGTACGACTCCGAGTGGCGGGTATTAGCGGGGACATCCTCGTCATGGGGCCGTCTCCGCTTATGTTTGCTGAAAAAGCAGCTGAATTGGGGATTACGATTACCGTTTCAAGTGCTGAGTGGTTGCAGTCAGCATTGGATATCAGTGAAAGTTTTAAGCGACCGTTGAAAGTCCATGTAAAAGTTGACAGTGGAATGGGTAGAATCGGATTAAGGGATGTGGATGCACTCCGGTCTCTCGCTTCGGTCATTGAACGTTCTAACCAAGTACTTTTGGATGGAATTTTCACACATTTTGCTTGTGCAGATGAAGAAAACCCCGTGAGTACAGAAGAACAATTTAAAATGTTCATGAAGCTAGTACAGACATTGCCTGAAAAACCAAGGCTTGTTCATGCGTCAAATAGCGCAGCAACCCTCCTCTATCCCGAATATGCGCTTGACGCAGTCCGTTTCGGAATCGGACTCTACGGTATCGCGCCTTCGGAATATGTAGGAGGGAAATTGCCGTTTCGCCTTGAAAGATCGTTCGTGCTGGAAAGTGAGCTCGCTTATGTGAAGTTGCTGGAGGCAGGTAATCGAATTAGCTACGGAGGCACCTACGAAACTTCGGAAGCGGAGTGGATTGGTACAATCCCAATTGGTTATGCTGATGGTCTGCGACGCGGTCTGCGCGGACAGGAAGTACTCATCGGCGGCGAACGGATGCCTATCATTGGAACAATCTGCATGGACCAGTGCATGGTGAAGCTTCCGCGGGAATTGCTGGTTGGTGAAAAAGTAGTGCTAATAGGCCGTCAAGGTGGGGAAGAAATTACGATGGAAGAGTGGGCGAGACGACTCGGCACAATTCCATATGAAATTGCCGTGTCCATTGCGAAGCGAGTACCGAGAATATACACAGGGAAAGATGGACAGAATATATAATATTCGTACTTTCGACAAAAAACCTAGTAAATTTGCAGAATCCTGTCAATAAAATTCCTTTCGTGTCTTCTCATTGTCGGTATTCAATGGTAAGATGGACTTGTATTGAAATAAGGGAACGGGTTTGTCGGAGGTGCTAACGTTGCGTGTAAATAAAAACATGAAAGAAATCATTGTTAAAATTCCGAAACGGATGCTGAATGAAAATGAACATACGGTCGTCCATCAAGAGCTGGACCGTGGTGATTTCGTTTATATTTCGACAAGACGACACGTAACTGACTACGAATCGGATACGATCAAGGAAG of the Sporosarcina sp. FSL K6-1508 genome contains:
- a CDS encoding rhomboid family intramembrane serine protease gives rise to the protein MFSRTESFSQYIRLYPVVTFFLALNILIYVVTLIPIIGTQVFNAGVGINFLISEGEWWRLLTPMFLHGGIMHLLFNMFSLFIFGPELEKIAGKARFLTIYMLSGIFANIATFFLQGPAYASVGASGAIFGILGAFGALVYYTKHILPQLRQIIVPIIVISIIMTYIQPGINTTAHIAGLVVGFLIGLSYFHPKRIVSWKGKKRR
- a CDS encoding alpha/beta hydrolase, with the translated sequence MKTGVLFIHGFTGGPFEVRPLVNFLKRETDWQISLPTLPGHGLPLDLGKVSADSWLMEAELALKKLQKEVDRVIVVGFSMGGLIAMYLALRYKFDKLVLLSAAAKYISPRILLKEMGTMLAKPIKAKYPPNTFYHLYEYKLTHTPLRATFEFLRIVRIIEPYYGLITTPVCIVQGEKDGIVPFTTAKHLMKTLGSEKKEFIKSPLGKHHICYSDDCDNWFNEVLRFMQEDV
- a CDS encoding PH domain-containing protein, whose product is MSETRYKLHWITAIIEVLKTAKEAILPIIVLVFANGLNDLGSGKWYLDYLTFIIFGVLIIVFFITGIIKWKRFEYWFEDNELRIEYGLFVKKKRYIPFDRIQSLDYTEGILHRPFKLVKVKVETAGNSSSKKSEAELTAITKEAANRIEKKIAQAKTGKKEVWQENGVLAEDIQAVEEPQTKSVFTMSSKGLLILATTSGGIGIILSGVGIFLSQFAEMIPFGWMYEEISGFIKFGLLIVAIAVFLGFVLVWGLSVAMTFLAYYGFSVSLEKEDIVITRGLLEKKRMTVPLNRVQSVRIIENPFRQLFGYAAVAIDSAGGGGVEGAKINLFPLVKRTDIYGPLKEIFPDLILDEPTEKLPVRGKRFFYRVDFLWMIPAIGALTYFFFPYGLFSLLIVPVIVLFGLWQHRSAAYGISGNQLTMRFRNFSLQTAYLTKNRIQSMEMKQNYFHKRKNVATIATNIKSGMSTFRAQVHHMEEAEAEKILSWYEKNAINTEREQG
- a CDS encoding transcriptional regulator; its protein translation is MRVNKNMKEIIVKIPKRMLNENEHTVVHQELDRGDFVYISTRRHVTDYESDTIKEEMMNGYLEMSQINLRIATECLHVEFEAQHMVERLVSGG
- a CDS encoding DEAD/DEAH box helicase, giving the protein MTNFSELNISESTQRALAKMGFEEATPIQEGTVRFGMEGRDVIGQAQTGTGKTAAFGIPIIEKIDTRNPAVQALVIAPTRELAIQVSEEIYKIGADKRARILSVYGGQEIGRQIRALRNNPQIIVGTPGRILDHIKRKTLKLDGVQTLVLDEADEMLNMGFIEDINTILASVPSERQTLLFSATMPGPIRKIAETFMKNPEMVKIKSKEMTVENIEQFFVKSQEREKFDILSRLLNVQQPELAIIFGRTKRRVDELSHALSIRGYIAEGIHGDLTQAKRMSVLRQFKEGKVDILVATDVAARGLDISGVTHVYNFDIPQDPESYVHRIGRTGRAGKSGVAITFVTPREMGYLRIVEETTKKQMTALNPPSSDEAILGQQRVAVEQLTEIVNKNELSDYTHLATELLEKYEAKDLVAAAIRSLTREPNDTPVSISEERPLPARGNSRGGGGGYKGNRSGGRPSGGGRGYGGGARRSGGSGGNAPSGSRDGSRRDSGRSRNTKSDR
- a CDS encoding DMT family transporter; its protein translation is MSWVILIIAGLFEVAFVITMKLSQGFRNIKYTALTIVSAALSFFLLSVAMKELPVGTGYAVWAGIGAAGSVLIGMAFFHEKRSALKFLFLSFIIAGVTGLKLFG
- a CDS encoding D-alanine--D-alanine ligase, which gives rise to MKKRLGLVYGGKSAEHEVSLSTARAVTQAVDLEKYEVVPVYITYDGEWRKGKSLQSPVETLEELRLKGDGGNKPDSIHDFLNGGTDDLDVVFPLLHGTNGEDGTVQGLFEVLNVPYVGNGVLASSAGMDKVVMKQLFAQAGLKQVPYVHFIRTGWVSGQQQLVDKMEQELGWPMFVKPANLGSSVGISKATDRKSLIEAVEMALKFDRKIIVEQGVTAREIEMGVMGNDEPLCSVSGEIKPVAAFYDYEAKYKDGNTTLAIPAEVTENVEKTMEDIAVRAFKVLDCSGLVRADFFVTTENEVLINEVNTMPGFTPTSMFPLLWQKTGVTYPELIDQLIELAVERHVEKQKIQYTMD
- a CDS encoding LolA family protein; amino-acid sequence: MRSRIFALLLVAVMVILAACGAPSKEDVMKKLSGKWSDGKGYDLQATMEIKTGAEPRLYEVEVWHTKPTFYRVNVTQSGSKDSQMIVRNKEGVFVVTPSLGKTYKFQSEWPAQNSQAYLIGALSDDIKADENATMTEEDNTYVFETATRNNHKKVLPTQQIHIDKKTLLPTYVSVLDENKEEKIRITFNKITLGIERKAADYKVDMEETNTSKETEPADDEKTGLSTYYPSVVWAEGTLLDEEVVKTDTGTRSFMTFGGEKEFVIIQEPAVRPDNEMPVSVEGDPVDLGFAIAALTEKSLRWESEGVSFFIASESLTQDEMIEVAGSMKAEGMK
- the alr gene encoding alanine racemase — its product is MENPVHYRPTQVIVELEAIRTNVRNLKAYLGSETSIIAVVKADGYGHGDVEVAHSAFEAGAEMVSVATPDEAVRLRVAGISGDILVMGPSPLMFAEKAAELGITITVSSAEWLQSALDISESFKRPLKVHVKVDSGMGRIGLRDVDALRSLASVIERSNQVLLDGIFTHFACADEENPVSTEEQFKMFMKLVQTLPEKPRLVHASNSAATLLYPEYALDAVRFGIGLYGIAPSEYVGGKLPFRLERSFVLESELAYVKLLEAGNRISYGGTYETSEAEWIGTIPIGYADGLRRGLRGQEVLIGGERMPIIGTICMDQCMVKLPRELLVGEKVVLIGRQGGEEITMEEWARRLGTIPYEIAVSIAKRVPRIYTGKDGQNI
- a CDS encoding UDP-N-acetylmuramoyl-tripeptide--D-alanyl-D-alanine ligase, producing the protein MKKPLTEIAGWLQADGQNMEGEFVTGVSIDSRTAAAGDLFIPFRGEQVNGHNYVEQAIKGGAVAALWMKDEPHPPADLPLIFVEDPERALQEMARTYRDTLRCKVVGITGSNGKTSTKDLIASVLAPYFKVQKTEGNYNNELGLPLTILSLEEDTEFAILEMGMSGFGEISFLSKLAKPHFAVITNIGEAHMQDLGSRAGIAKAKFEIIDGLQEGGKLFYDGDEPLLRELIGQHPAVEAISFGHQKETTLSLVKIESGDEGSHFEVTGLLDAEFTIPVYGAHQVKNALAAILIANEATVSIADIGSALHHTSLTDMRMQPVIVENGALFINDAYNAAPTSMRAALAFIEETGLRKEKWIVLADMLELGDDEQVYHENLANEITAMDLEGIMLYGPRMKWLYEKLEKSNSETRLLWSEKDYTPIVDTLQESTGENSIVLLKGSRGMALEYIVKDLIGKGTGE
- the acpS gene encoding holo-ACP synthase, translating into MIAGIGLDIVELDRIAKLDGRSPRFRMRILTEKELEIYESHTSNRRIEFLAGRFAGKEAFAKALGTGIGTRCNFADIGILPEPSGKPTVFFKGESINGFISITHTQTVAAAQVILLA
- a CDS encoding PH domain-containing protein, which gives rise to MREQPVNRISEKGLKVWRLYGIIQTAFLLLVAIGAGVLTYIFKGPWWIYAVAATVVILYAYFFIYLFPKVRWRRWRYEVRESEIELQHGIFIVKRTLIPMVRVQHVDTAQGPILRKYDLAEITVSTAATNHTIPALVMEEADELRSRISALARVAEEDV